One genomic window of Undibacterium cyanobacteriorum includes the following:
- a CDS encoding HD domain-containing phosphohydrolase, with translation MSELNPEQIAQRLQHLTELSVELNGIKDVNALLERILQTAKSLTGADGGTLYRLSEDKRQLRFDMAINDTLGMHFGGSHPQASTIPPIPLYTEHGSQNLNAVVAFAANLKQSVNIEHVYQTPLFNFSGMRKFDEDNNYHCQSLLTVPMLDHESELIGVLQLINKLDPDTKQILPFSRTDQGFIEALASQAAIAMSTQELIFQLENLFESLVNLINIGIDEKSPNTGRHCQHVPELTMMLAEAAHRHQEGELKEFRMSDKDRRELWLAGLLHDCGKITTPVHVIEKSTKLETIFDRIHLIDTRFEILRRDLEIAFLREGDHSEPRQQRYQQDLAKLDAERAFLRHANVGGERMSDDDQARVRQIAQRTWTDSHGSAQHLLNTEETENLTIKAGTLTAEERKIINNHISVTIRMLEALPWPKHLKNVPEYAGGHHERMDGKGYPRGLTREQMSVQARIMAIADIFEALSARDRPYKTGKTLTESLNILGNFSLNGHIDPELFHVFVKEKVYLEYAKKFMDPSQIDQVDESKIPGYLRTTSAP, from the coding sequence ATGTCTGAATTAAACCCCGAACAAATTGCGCAACGCCTCCAACACTTGACGGAACTCAGCGTCGAGTTAAATGGCATTAAGGACGTGAATGCGCTGCTCGAGCGAATTCTACAAACAGCAAAATCTTTGACTGGTGCTGATGGTGGCACTTTGTATCGCCTCAGCGAAGACAAACGCCAATTACGCTTCGACATGGCGATCAATGACACCTTGGGCATGCATTTTGGTGGTTCGCATCCACAAGCCAGTACGATTCCGCCGATTCCTTTGTACACGGAACATGGTAGTCAAAACCTCAACGCTGTGGTGGCCTTCGCGGCGAATCTGAAGCAATCGGTCAATATTGAACACGTCTATCAAACTCCCTTATTCAACTTTTCAGGGATGCGTAAGTTTGACGAAGACAATAATTATCACTGCCAGTCCTTACTGACGGTGCCCATGTTGGACCACGAATCTGAATTGATTGGCGTTTTACAGCTCATTAATAAACTCGATCCGGATACCAAACAAATCCTGCCTTTTTCACGTACCGATCAAGGCTTCATCGAGGCTCTCGCATCGCAAGCAGCGATCGCCATGAGTACCCAAGAATTGATTTTTCAGCTGGAAAATTTGTTCGAGTCTTTGGTGAATTTGATCAACATTGGGATCGATGAAAAATCCCCTAATACAGGACGGCATTGCCAACATGTTCCTGAACTCACCATGATGTTGGCGGAAGCGGCACATCGCCATCAGGAAGGCGAACTCAAAGAATTTCGCATGAGCGACAAAGACCGACGCGAACTGTGGTTAGCCGGCCTGTTGCATGACTGCGGCAAGATCACCACACCGGTGCATGTGATTGAAAAATCGACCAAACTGGAGACCATCTTCGATCGCATTCACTTGATCGACACACGTTTCGAAATTTTGCGCCGTGATTTAGAAATTGCCTTCCTCAGGGAAGGTGATCACAGCGAACCGCGGCAACAACGCTACCAACAAGATCTCGCTAAATTAGATGCAGAGCGCGCTTTTCTACGCCATGCCAATGTAGGTGGAGAGCGCATGAGCGATGATGACCAAGCACGTGTTCGCCAAATCGCACAACGTACTTGGACCGATAGCCACGGTAGCGCGCAGCATCTGCTGAACACCGAAGAGACAGAAAACCTCACCATCAAAGCGGGCACTCTCACTGCAGAAGAACGCAAGATTATCAACAACCACATATCCGTCACGATTCGCATGTTAGAGGCTTTGCCTTGGCCTAAGCATCTTAAAAATGTGCCTGAATATGCGGGTGGCCACCATGAGAGAATGGATGGCAAAGGTTACCCACGTGGCTTAACGCGCGAGCAAATGTCGGTGCAGGCGCGCATCATGGCGATTGCCGATATTTTCGAGGCACTCTCTGCCCGCGATCGGCCTTACAAGACCGGCAAAACCCTGACCGAATCACTCAACATTCTCGGCAATTTCAGCCTCAATGGTCATATCGACCCCGAGCTCTTTCATGTATTCGTGAAAGAAAAAGTGTACTTGGAATATGCGAAGAAATTTATGGATCCATCGCAAATTGACCAAGTCGATGAAAGCAAGATTCCGGGCTACCTGCGTACCACATCCGCACCATAA
- a CDS encoding alpha/beta hydrolase family protein, producing MNAVSPLVSCLKIFSLQHGRRWLLSLAISGVAVFHQAYAIDGKYQLPPAELQALVDAPRGPEFKLGPQNKQALLISLPNLPSISEVSQPELRLAGLRINPKMRAASRVNFSDGLSLLDLNTGKMRKVQGLPAKVKIADTVWSEDEDWVAFSVWGKNGVELWLLDVEEARARRLIYERLNATTGAGFSWLNGSEELLVRLLPRQQKTMPFNLSLPDGPATQESRGGKLSQNRTFQDLLRTPRDADMLDWQLQTQLAVVNVNGTVRRFGPNMVLSRAQASPDGKLVLLSQLRRPYSYQVPMERFAQSVEVWTLQGKKLKTIAEQAMRERMPNGVDAVQAGPRGFAWRNDEPATLYWLEAQEGGDPEVHSRVHDVMVQQAAPFSAPPQKLIELPWRFSSVQWGNDNLALVTETWAKTRDTRTWRIHPGAPLIKPELIFSRKTEDQYANPGVPVMSLNQFGRSVIRTTPDGQYIFLTGTGASPEGDRPFLDKLHLATEKTTRLWRSKAPYYEEVLGILDDNGTQIITSRESVDERPNLYIRNLLAGPNVKASALTAFPHPTPQMKGIQKRSLRYEREDGVELSATLYLPPGYEPKRDGPRPMLMWAYPREFKSAEAASQVSGSPYRFNRINVQGPMVMLARGYTVLDGPTMPIIGEGRREPNDTFVEQLKMDAEAAVDEVVRLGVADRNRIAIGGHSYGAFMAANLLAHTNLFRAGIARSGAYNRTLTPFGFQSEDRTYWRAKETYLEMSPFHFADEIDEALLLIHGEDDNNPGTYPLQSERMYQALAGLGTPTRLVMLPNESHIYRARESILHMLWEQDQWMSRYVKNAKPASNR from the coding sequence ATGAATGCAGTCTCTCCCCTTGTTTCCTGTCTAAAAATTTTCAGTTTGCAGCACGGTCGTCGCTGGTTATTGAGCTTGGCGATCAGTGGTGTCGCCGTGTTTCATCAAGCCTATGCGATTGATGGCAAATATCAATTGCCGCCAGCGGAGCTACAGGCTCTTGTTGACGCCCCACGTGGCCCAGAATTTAAACTGGGGCCACAAAATAAGCAGGCGCTATTGATCAGCTTGCCTAATTTGCCCAGTATCAGTGAAGTGTCTCAGCCCGAGCTTCGACTCGCGGGTTTGCGTATCAATCCGAAAATGCGTGCCGCTAGCCGCGTCAACTTTAGTGATGGCTTGAGCTTGTTGGATTTGAATACTGGCAAGATGCGTAAAGTGCAAGGTCTGCCAGCGAAAGTCAAAATTGCCGATACGGTCTGGTCTGAAGATGAGGACTGGGTAGCCTTTAGTGTATGGGGCAAAAATGGGGTGGAGCTGTGGTTGCTGGACGTTGAGGAGGCTCGCGCACGTCGTCTCATTTATGAGCGCTTGAATGCCACGACCGGGGCGGGCTTTTCTTGGCTGAATGGTTCGGAAGAATTATTGGTCAGACTATTGCCGCGTCAACAAAAGACCATGCCTTTTAATTTAAGCTTGCCAGATGGCCCCGCCACGCAAGAATCGCGCGGTGGCAAATTGAGCCAGAATCGTACCTTTCAAGATTTGCTGCGTACGCCTCGTGATGCCGATATGTTGGATTGGCAATTGCAAACCCAATTGGCGGTGGTCAATGTCAATGGTACGGTACGCCGGTTCGGACCTAATATGGTGCTGAGCCGCGCACAAGCTTCGCCAGATGGGAAATTGGTGTTGCTTTCACAGTTGCGACGCCCGTATTCCTATCAAGTACCGATGGAGCGTTTCGCGCAAAGTGTGGAAGTCTGGACGCTGCAAGGCAAGAAGCTGAAAACCATTGCTGAGCAAGCGATGCGCGAGCGTATGCCGAATGGCGTCGATGCGGTGCAAGCAGGACCGCGTGGGTTTGCGTGGCGCAACGATGAGCCAGCGACCTTGTATTGGTTGGAAGCGCAGGAAGGTGGTGATCCAGAAGTGCATTCGAGGGTGCACGATGTGATGGTGCAGCAGGCCGCGCCATTCTCCGCTCCCCCGCAAAAATTGATCGAATTGCCATGGCGTTTTAGCTCGGTGCAATGGGGCAATGATAATTTGGCCTTGGTGACGGAGACTTGGGCGAAGACGCGCGATACACGTACTTGGCGCATTCATCCGGGCGCTCCGTTGATCAAGCCCGAGCTAATTTTCAGTCGCAAGACCGAAGATCAATATGCTAATCCTGGTGTGCCCGTGATGAGCCTGAATCAATTCGGTCGTTCGGTGATTCGTACCACGCCCGATGGTCAATATATATTCCTGACGGGCACGGGCGCTAGTCCAGAAGGTGATCGTCCTTTCCTCGATAAATTGCATCTAGCAACGGAAAAAACGACCCGATTGTGGCGATCTAAAGCGCCTTATTATGAGGAAGTTCTGGGCATCTTGGATGATAACGGGACGCAAATTATTACTAGTCGAGAATCTGTTGATGAACGACCGAATCTTTATATTCGAAATTTGTTGGCGGGACCCAATGTGAAGGCCAGCGCGTTGACGGCGTTTCCCCATCCAACGCCGCAAATGAAAGGGATACAAAAACGGAGCTTACGCTATGAGCGCGAAGATGGGGTCGAATTGAGCGCGACGCTCTATTTACCACCAGGATATGAGCCGAAGCGAGATGGCCCGCGACCGATGCTGATGTGGGCCTATCCGAGAGAATTTAAATCGGCAGAAGCCGCGAGTCAGGTCAGTGGTTCGCCGTATCGCTTTAACCGCATCAATGTGCAGGGACCGATGGTGATGCTGGCGCGTGGTTACACCGTTTTGGATGGCCCGACCATGCCGATTATTGGCGAAGGTCGTCGCGAGCCGAACGATACCTTTGTTGAACAATTAAAAATGGATGCTGAGGCTGCGGTCGATGAAGTGGTACGACTCGGTGTCGCCGATCGTAATCGGATCGCGATTGGTGGCCATAGCTATGGCGCTTTTATGGCGGCGAATTTGCTGGCACATACGAATTTGTTCCGTGCTGGGATCGCGCGTTCAGGAGCTTACAACCGCACCCTCACGCCATTTGGCTTTCAGTCGGAAGATCGGACTTATTGGCGCGCTAAAGAGACCTATTTGGAAATGTCACCTTTCCATTTCGCCGATGAAATCGATGAAGCTTTGCTCTTGATACATGGCGAAGACGACAATAATCCCGGTACCTACCCGCTGCAAAGCGAACGCATGTATCAGGCTTTGGCCGGTTTAGGGACGCCGACGCGGTTGGTCATGCTGCCCAATGAGAGCCACATTTATCGTGCCCGGGAGTCGATTCTGCATATGCTATGGGAACAAGATCAATGGATGAGTCGCTATGTGAAGAACGCCAAGCCAGCGTCGAATCGATAA
- a CDS encoding response regulator encodes MLKAYILDNQAVARNLLGTVLTNGGHEVIGDGNNSPSNIARMVKLQPQIICVDIGEPDQAGLALLDSLRNHLPKSLVFLVSAKMDAEVIKEAQNRGVVGFIVKPFNAVAVLMSIRNTVLRIASKSRAKQKTTEEVSPSADEAAKPEANPEASSE; translated from the coding sequence ATGCTCAAAGCCTATATTCTCGATAACCAAGCAGTGGCCCGCAATTTGTTGGGGACCGTGCTGACCAATGGTGGTCACGAGGTCATTGGAGACGGGAATAATAGCCCGAGTAATATTGCACGCATGGTCAAGCTGCAACCGCAAATTATTTGTGTCGATATTGGTGAACCTGACCAAGCTGGACTTGCCCTCCTAGACTCTTTGCGTAATCACTTGCCCAAGTCTTTGGTGTTTTTGGTGTCAGCCAAAATGGACGCCGAGGTGATTAAAGAGGCGCAAAATCGTGGAGTGGTGGGTTTCATCGTAAAACCTTTTAATGCAGTGGCGGTGTTAATGTCGATTCGTAACACGGTTCTGCGCATTGCCAGTAAGAGTCGTGCGAAACAGAAGACCACTGAGGAAGTTTCGCCGTCCGCTGATGAGGCTGCTAAGCCTGAAGCAAATCCTGAAGCCAGTTCGGAATAA
- a CDS encoding sensor histidine kinase — MPSSTPLPETRLSEDALPAEVSIQSDTWMNRYRNYPVFSRTWYRHRNIAFAATLFVLWVVITLVTTLTQDSWVEYMRWTMPFFIFGSGLFTIGQGLAVWVRQRHYSERKEGALITSALVFGLLLSIALALLAHGAVDTFREHSADSFVKRADASATASVPATLSPQERERRRILEENERILKAAREERVKARGPVLNAVANFLAWFPMSIAGFYWGSFFDLIVYFRQRRRLAEALRKQELEREQNARREAELKLSVLVAQVEPHFLFNTLAGVRSAILTEPLRATAIVDHLVDYLRSTIPQMRGDGSVEQGRLAKQLETVRAYLSLMQARIPRLSFTIESEVKDAVFPPLLLISLVENAIKHGIEPKIGPAHIQVSARYFDADEEEKLEVCVADDGVGFGGTTSGSGIGLANIRERLESMYGDRASLTLKARPEGGVAAIIVLPLQA; from the coding sequence ATGCCAAGCTCTACCCCATTGCCTGAAACACGTTTGTCCGAAGATGCCTTGCCAGCTGAGGTCTCGATTCAAAGTGACACGTGGATGAATCGTTATAGAAATTATCCGGTCTTTTCTCGCACTTGGTATCGTCATCGGAATATCGCTTTTGCTGCGACGCTTTTCGTGTTGTGGGTCGTGATTACCTTGGTGACGACGCTGACGCAGGATAGCTGGGTCGAATACATGCGTTGGACTATGCCGTTTTTTATATTTGGTTCTGGCCTTTTCACGATAGGACAAGGACTGGCAGTGTGGGTGCGTCAACGTCATTATTCCGAGCGTAAAGAAGGCGCTTTAATCACCAGCGCTTTGGTGTTTGGCTTATTGCTGAGTATCGCTTTAGCCCTATTGGCGCATGGCGCGGTGGACACCTTCCGAGAACACAGCGCGGATAGTTTTGTGAAGCGAGCAGATGCCTCCGCAACTGCTTCGGTGCCAGCCACACTCAGTCCGCAAGAGCGTGAGCGTCGACGTATTCTTGAAGAGAATGAACGTATCCTAAAAGCGGCTCGTGAAGAGCGCGTTAAGGCGCGCGGCCCGGTTCTGAATGCGGTGGCAAACTTCTTAGCATGGTTCCCAATGTCGATCGCGGGTTTCTATTGGGGGAGCTTTTTTGATCTGATCGTCTATTTCCGTCAGCGTCGCCGTTTGGCTGAGGCCCTGCGAAAACAAGAGTTGGAAAGAGAACAAAATGCTCGCCGCGAAGCTGAGTTAAAGCTCTCTGTGTTGGTCGCACAAGTGGAACCGCACTTCTTGTTCAATACTTTGGCGGGTGTACGTTCAGCGATCCTGACCGAACCCTTACGCGCAACCGCGATCGTCGACCATTTAGTTGATTATCTGCGTAGTACGATCCCACAGATGCGTGGCGATGGCAGTGTTGAACAAGGGCGCTTGGCCAAGCAATTGGAGACGGTGAGAGCCTATTTGAGTTTGATGCAAGCGCGTATTCCACGTCTCAGTTTTACGATTGAGAGTGAAGTGAAGGATGCAGTTTTCCCGCCGCTGCTGTTGATCTCTTTGGTAGAAAATGCGATTAAACATGGCATTGAGCCCAAAATCGGTCCCGCACATATTCAGGTGAGCGCGCGTTATTTTGACGCCGACGAGGAAGAGAAATTAGAGGTTTGTGTGGCCGATGATGGGGTTGGTTTTGGGGGTACCACTTCCGGTTCTGGAATTGGTCTAGCGAATATCCGGGAGCGTTTGGAGTCCATGTATGGAGACCGAGCTAGCTTAACCTTAAAGGCAAGACCTGAAGGTGGCGTTGCGGCAATCATTGTCCTGCCTCTGCAAGCCTGA
- a CDS encoding LytR/AlgR family response regulator transcription factor, protein MKVSAIIADDEDLPRKDLRRMLAEHWPELEILAEAEHGADALEAIHQYQPDIAFLDIRMPGMTGLDVANACKGHCQVVFTTAYDSHALEAFSTGAIDYLLKPIAKDRLIEAINRLKQRFASQAAPSDLSTLMAELDKRLRPQNVERIRWISASVGDTIKMFPIDKIIFFTSDEKYTRVVTTEDEAHVRKPLKEIIDGLDPEIFWQVHRGTVVRADAIAKAHRDELGKVTIELRGTKETLKVSQAYAWRFKPM, encoded by the coding sequence ATGAAAGTAAGCGCGATTATTGCGGATGATGAAGATTTACCACGTAAAGATTTACGTCGGATGCTGGCCGAACACTGGCCAGAGTTGGAAATCTTGGCGGAGGCGGAGCATGGCGCTGACGCCCTAGAAGCCATCCATCAATATCAACCCGACATCGCTTTTCTGGATATTCGTATGCCAGGTATGACGGGACTTGATGTGGCGAATGCCTGCAAGGGACACTGCCAAGTCGTTTTTACGACGGCGTACGATAGCCATGCTCTGGAAGCGTTTTCGACTGGGGCGATTGATTATCTGCTCAAGCCTATTGCAAAAGACCGATTGATCGAAGCAATAAATCGCTTGAAACAGCGCTTCGCTAGCCAGGCTGCGCCAAGTGATTTAAGTACCTTGATGGCGGAATTGGATAAGCGTTTGCGCCCCCAAAACGTCGAGCGCATTCGTTGGATTAGCGCCAGCGTTGGCGATACGATTAAGATGTTCCCTATCGACAAAATCATTTTTTTCACTTCGGATGAAAAGTACACAAGGGTCGTTACCACTGAAGATGAAGCCCATGTACGCAAGCCATTGAAGGAAATTATCGATGGTTTGGACCCTGAAATTTTTTGGCAAGTGCATCGTGGTACCGTGGTCCGCGCTGATGCAATTGCCAAAGCCCATCGTGATGAACTCGGCAAAGTCACGATTGAATTGCGCGGTACCAAAGAGACGCTCAAGGTGAGTCAAGCCTACGCCTGGCGCTTCAAGCCGATGTAG
- a CDS encoding peptide MFS transporter — translation MSGAAITPGQETPVPEFKQIMGHPAPLWMLFMSEFWERFAFYGIRWALVLYIVAQFYNGDGSGQSAANALYGSYLALVYAAALFGGYVADRVIGYQRSILVGAVFMAAGLFMISLPNKDIFTAGLATIIIGNGLFKPNISTMVGKLYSIADPRRDSGFTIFYMGINVGGFLAPIFTQLLAQKVFNTGDTPAYKIVFISAGIGMLLSLVWFAIGRRTLKGIGAPAEGTESMSRVIYVALGALCVIPVAYFLLSMGAAKLQVFLTVLFVGLIVMLLIEGVRNGNVARDKVIAMLLIFAFNILFWMFFEQAGSSFTFLADQIVNRNLGFMEFPTAWFQSVNSLAIILFAPVVAYIWVALDKVKLNPSIPRKFGLGLIFNGLAFGLLMFALSSLVDSNSKIPFWPLFMVYVIQSIGELCLSPIGLSMVTKLAPARLVGLGMGGWFLSTGMGNNLSGMFASHVSGDAGMSITSALSGYTFGFYSLMGAGIVLFLIAPLMQKLMHGVK, via the coding sequence ATGAGTGGTGCTGCAATCACGCCGGGACAAGAGACACCAGTACCGGAATTTAAACAAATTATGGGACATCCCGCCCCACTGTGGATGTTGTTTATGTCTGAATTCTGGGAGCGTTTCGCGTTTTACGGAATTCGTTGGGCTTTGGTGTTGTATATCGTTGCGCAGTTCTATAACGGCGACGGCAGCGGTCAATCGGCTGCGAATGCTTTATATGGTTCCTATCTCGCCTTGGTCTATGCAGCGGCTTTGTTCGGCGGTTACGTGGCGGACCGTGTTATCGGTTATCAGCGCTCGATTTTGGTTGGCGCAGTGTTCATGGCAGCAGGTCTGTTCATGATATCGCTCCCCAATAAAGACATCTTCACCGCAGGTTTGGCGACCATCATTATAGGTAACGGTTTGTTCAAACCAAATATTTCAACGATGGTCGGTAAGCTTTACAGCATCGCTGATCCACGCCGTGATTCTGGCTTCACCATTTTCTACATGGGTATTAATGTTGGCGGCTTCTTGGCCCCAATCTTTACCCAGTTGTTGGCGCAGAAAGTGTTCAACACCGGCGATACTCCAGCATACAAGATCGTTTTCATCTCCGCTGGTATCGGAATGTTGTTGAGCTTGGTCTGGTTCGCGATTGGCCGTCGTACTTTGAAAGGCATTGGCGCTCCAGCTGAAGGTACGGAGAGTATGTCACGTGTGATCTACGTTGCGCTTGGCGCATTGTGCGTGATCCCTGTTGCGTATTTCTTGTTGTCTATGGGTGCCGCAAAACTGCAAGTGTTCTTGACAGTCTTGTTCGTAGGTTTGATTGTCATGTTGCTCATTGAAGGCGTGCGCAATGGCAATGTAGCGCGTGACAAAGTGATCGCAATGCTTCTGATTTTCGCGTTCAACATCTTGTTCTGGATGTTCTTTGAACAGGCTGGCAGCTCATTCACCTTCTTGGCAGATCAAATTGTGAACCGCAACTTAGGATTTATGGAGTTTCCGACAGCATGGTTCCAGAGTGTGAATTCCTTGGCGATTATTTTGTTCGCGCCAGTGGTTGCTTACATTTGGGTAGCCTTGGACAAGGTTAAACTCAATCCATCGATTCCACGTAAGTTCGGTTTGGGTTTGATTTTTAATGGCTTGGCTTTTGGCTTGTTGATGTTTGCTTTGTCGAGTTTGGTTGATAGCAACAGCAAGATTCCATTTTGGCCGCTCTTCATGGTGTATGTGATCCAGTCGATTGGTGAGTTGTGCCTGTCTCCAATTGGCTTGTCGATGGTGACCAAATTGGCACCAGCGCGCTTGGTTGGCTTGGGCATGGGTGGTTGGTTCTTGTCGACAGGCATGGGGAATAACTTGTCTGGTATGTTCGCGAGCCATGTCAGTGGTGATGCAGGTATGTCGATCACTTCAGCTTTGAGTGGTTACACCTTCGGTTTCTATTCCCTGATGGGTGCCGGTATCGTTCTGTTCTTGATCGCACCGTTGATGCAAAAATTGATGCATGGTGTGAAATAA
- a CDS encoding YdgA family protein, whose product MKKSSLAIAVVAALAVAYPGAAWLTGKRLETKLNKADKNDPVLSKFKIVKQSYKRGVFSSTQEQTFELRVENLFASTLPNASSASAFQDNEGEATAEATVDEQTMPHAMSEPIQISVINHITHGPFPGMFGVAAGKVETELVLDPKVLAEIKKVFGDKKFLQITTLLNYGGGGTMKLSSPDATFNDPNGSTKVEWKGVKAEIGFDEDYKKFQFNFLTPGFKVTDQKESGNFSIGEMKADGNIDRAFGNSMLYLGKTTASIASIEFSSAAIGGFKAGNITLESDSTAKKDLIDMGIKMGMASLKFGEAEFSNFHYDYSLHNIHGDTLSKMSNEFSAVAKTGATPNEQMQQMQTIWKKYGMELLKYNPSISLDRLSVSGKSGEFKTNASAKLVGVTEADFNMPQSILQKLEAEGDLSFAEALIEEVVNMTQKDPNARAMALTMANATITGFQAQGYLTRKEKALTSHMEWKQGKASINGKPYPPVMSAAPMPADAMPQE is encoded by the coding sequence ATGAAAAAAAGCTCGCTCGCCATTGCCGTCGTTGCCGCATTAGCGGTTGCTTATCCTGGAGCCGCTTGGCTTACGGGCAAACGCTTGGAAACCAAGTTGAACAAAGCGGATAAGAATGATCCTGTGCTGTCTAAGTTCAAAATCGTCAAACAGAGTTATAAGCGCGGTGTGTTTAGCTCGACGCAAGAGCAAACTTTCGAACTGCGTGTAGAAAACTTGTTCGCGTCGACTCTACCCAACGCAAGCAGCGCTTCCGCGTTCCAAGATAACGAAGGCGAGGCAACAGCCGAGGCCACCGTTGATGAGCAAACGATGCCGCATGCAATGTCTGAGCCTATTCAAATTAGCGTAATTAATCACATCACCCACGGCCCATTCCCAGGCATGTTCGGTGTTGCTGCTGGTAAGGTTGAAACTGAATTGGTGTTGGATCCTAAAGTGCTCGCCGAAATTAAGAAAGTGTTTGGCGATAAGAAGTTCTTGCAGATCACCACACTCCTCAATTATGGCGGTGGTGGCACGATGAAGTTGAGCAGCCCGGACGCGACTTTCAATGATCCAAACGGCAGCACAAAGGTCGAGTGGAAAGGTGTCAAAGCAGAGATTGGCTTTGACGAAGATTACAAGAAATTCCAATTCAATTTCTTGACGCCTGGCTTTAAGGTCACGGATCAAAAAGAATCAGGTAACTTCAGCATTGGCGAAATGAAAGCAGACGGTAACATTGATCGCGCCTTCGGCAATAGCATGTTATATCTCGGGAAGACAACTGCATCGATCGCCAGTATCGAATTTAGCAGCGCTGCCATTGGTGGCTTCAAGGCTGGCAATATCACTCTGGAATCGGATAGCACGGCCAAAAAAGACTTGATCGATATGGGCATCAAGATGGGCATGGCTAGCTTAAAGTTTGGCGAGGCTGAGTTCTCTAACTTCCACTACGACTATTCTTTGCACAATATTCACGGTGACACTTTGAGCAAGATGTCGAATGAATTTTCCGCTGTTGCAAAAACCGGTGCCACTCCAAACGAGCAAATGCAACAGATGCAAACGATTTGGAAAAAATACGGCATGGAACTGCTCAAATACAATCCAAGCATCTCCTTGGATCGCTTGAGCGTCAGCGGTAAGAGCGGTGAATTTAAGACGAACGCATCGGCAAAATTGGTAGGCGTGACCGAAGCAGACTTCAACATGCCGCAATCCATCTTGCAAAAATTAGAGGCAGAAGGTGATCTCAGTTTTGCAGAAGCGCTGATCGAAGAAGTCGTGAATATGACGCAGAAAGACCCCAACGCCCGCGCTATGGCACTAACCATGGCAAATGCGACGATTACTGGTTTCCAAGCGCAAGGCTATCTCACACGCAAAGAGAAAGCCTTAACATCGCATATGGAATGGAAACAAGGTAAAGCAAGCATCAATGGCAAACCCTATCCACCGGTGATGAGTGCTGCACCAATGCCTGCAGATGCAATGCCACAAGAGTAA